A window from Opitutia bacterium ISCC 52 encodes these proteins:
- a CDS encoding DUF1080 domain-containing protein, giving the protein MTPLRVTLSAFLVLVYTSHSSANRLDNYTDWGIHKGDQKSNQYSELAYIHAANVHRLEPAWEYQVDDATERSNMHSNPIIIDGLMYFTTSSLRAVAIDAGSGEEVWKFISEEHHPEKQVFRGRNRGLVYWESEDRSDRRIFHAVKDRMYALNAKTGELITSFGHGGHIDLRHHLGVDPERASVEVTNPGAVYKNYLMVVSRVPEGYDSTPGHIRAFDTITGEFKWIFHTIPQEGEFGYDTWEWVEGEKYGGANSWGGLTVDEDRGWVFASTGSAANDFYGGYRKGQNLFANCVLALDATTGKRQWHYQTVHHDIWDYDNPPPPNLVTIQKDGNEQDAVVQFTKMGFTFVLDRDTGEPIFPVIEMPVPPSTVEGEEAWPTQPFPLKPKPLTRTSITEADLTRISPESYQYAKRLFERYEPATFYAPPSEQGVIAQPGTLGGVEWHGSSYDPYNNIIYVNTNDAPGLLKLKKSFEPADSTKLSAEQRGRVVYERNCTSCHGPDRKGIPPIYPSVLKLDKSEEEIAQWIRTGGNIMPGFPHLTKKEVEDVSKYMSSDKVDPAADSMEGGKVRYLYEGYGFLNDQDGYPIINPPWGTLNAIDLSTGDYVWRVPLGEFPELVKRGIRNTGTPNFGGAVATAGGIVFIAATADEKIRAFEKSRGKLLWEYKLPAGGYATPSVYLNDGKQYLVIVAGGGGKNRTPSGKSIIAFALPEEKTASSTLTSITDKDGWIDLFDGETLDGWVQMNGYHSYSVEDGAIVGRTKPGSRNSFLCTTEEFGDFQLDLETMVDDVTNQGIQFRSSVRPVTEKDHHSWRAGRVWGPQMEVRRNFGEGKFTSGILYGEALGTGWLSSKEKQEKGHDHFRSEGWNQVRIIAEGPRMRTWVNGHLIEDLVREDVYKTHPKGFIGLQVHGIQGERQFVMKWRNIRIAPLN; this is encoded by the coding sequence ATGACGCCCCTAAGAGTTACCCTATCAGCATTCCTCGTTCTTGTTTATACTTCCCATTCCAGTGCCAACCGACTGGACAACTACACGGATTGGGGCATCCACAAGGGTGATCAGAAAAGCAATCAATACTCCGAGCTTGCCTATATTCATGCGGCTAACGTTCACCGACTGGAACCTGCCTGGGAATATCAGGTCGACGACGCCACGGAGCGTTCCAACATGCATAGTAATCCTATCATCATTGATGGATTAATGTATTTTACCACCTCCTCGTTAAGGGCGGTCGCGATTGATGCGGGATCGGGAGAAGAAGTTTGGAAGTTCATTTCAGAAGAACATCATCCGGAAAAGCAAGTGTTCCGAGGACGCAACCGTGGGCTTGTTTACTGGGAATCGGAAGATCGATCTGATAGACGCATATTTCACGCAGTCAAGGATCGCATGTATGCCCTCAATGCAAAGACCGGTGAATTAATTACCTCCTTCGGCCATGGCGGTCACATCGACCTACGGCATCACCTGGGAGTAGATCCTGAAAGAGCATCGGTCGAAGTCACCAACCCGGGAGCCGTCTACAAAAACTACCTCATGGTAGTTTCGCGAGTGCCCGAAGGCTACGATTCAACACCTGGCCACATTCGGGCCTTCGACACGATCACCGGTGAATTCAAATGGATCTTTCATACGATACCTCAAGAAGGTGAATTTGGCTACGACACCTGGGAATGGGTGGAAGGAGAAAAATACGGAGGCGCCAATTCATGGGGAGGCCTAACGGTAGATGAAGATCGTGGCTGGGTCTTTGCCTCCACTGGATCTGCCGCCAACGACTTCTATGGCGGATACCGCAAAGGACAGAATCTGTTTGCGAACTGCGTGCTGGCCCTGGACGCGACAACGGGGAAACGACAATGGCACTACCAAACCGTTCACCACGATATCTGGGATTACGACAATCCCCCACCGCCCAATCTGGTTACCATACAAAAGGACGGAAACGAACAGGATGCTGTGGTTCAGTTTACCAAGATGGGGTTCACCTTTGTCCTGGATCGTGACACCGGTGAACCGATTTTTCCGGTGATCGAAATGCCCGTGCCTCCATCTACGGTGGAGGGAGAGGAAGCCTGGCCTACCCAACCTTTTCCCCTTAAGCCGAAGCCGCTCACGCGAACCTCAATCACCGAGGCGGATCTTACACGGATCAGTCCGGAGAGTTACCAGTATGCCAAACGACTGTTCGAACGCTACGAACCAGCCACCTTTTATGCGCCGCCCTCTGAGCAAGGTGTGATCGCCCAACCCGGAACGTTGGGTGGTGTAGAGTGGCATGGAAGTTCTTACGATCCCTATAACAATATCATCTATGTAAACACCAATGATGCACCAGGATTGCTTAAACTTAAAAAGAGTTTTGAGCCTGCCGATAGCACCAAGCTCTCGGCTGAGCAACGAGGGCGGGTTGTCTACGAACGCAACTGCACCAGTTGCCATGGACCGGACAGAAAAGGTATTCCCCCGATTTACCCAAGCGTGTTGAAACTTGATAAGAGCGAAGAAGAGATTGCCCAATGGATTCGTACGGGAGGTAACATAATGCCTGGCTTTCCTCACCTAACCAAAAAGGAAGTTGAGGACGTTTCAAAATACATGTCTTCGGATAAAGTGGATCCTGCAGCGGACTCCATGGAAGGCGGGAAAGTCCGTTATCTCTACGAAGGTTACGGTTTTCTCAATGACCAGGACGGTTATCCAATTATCAATCCTCCATGGGGTACGCTCAATGCCATCGACCTCTCCACCGGAGATTATGTCTGGCGTGTACCATTGGGAGAATTCCCCGAACTGGTTAAGCGCGGTATCCGCAACACCGGTACGCCCAATTTCGGCGGTGCAGTAGCGACTGCTGGTGGTATTGTATTCATTGCAGCTACTGCCGACGAAAAGATACGAGCGTTCGAAAAGAGCCGCGGCAAACTACTCTGGGAGTATAAACTTCCCGCTGGAGGTTATGCGACTCCCAGTGTTTACCTAAACGATGGCAAACAGTATCTGGTGATCGTAGCAGGAGGAGGAGGAAAGAATAGAACCCCATCTGGAAAATCGATCATTGCCTTTGCGCTACCCGAAGAAAAAACCGCAAGCTCTACACTTACTTCTATAACAGATAAGGATGGTTGGATTGATCTGTTCGATGGGGAGACCCTGGATGGCTGGGTCCAGATGAATGGATATCACAGCTACTCTGTGGAGGATGGCGCTATAGTAGGACGAACAAAGCCCGGAAGTAGAAACTCATTCCTGTGCACCACGGAAGAATTTGGAGATTTTCAATTGGATTTGGAAACCATGGTGGATGACGTCACGAATCAAGGCATTCAGTTCCGCTCATCAGTCAGGCCCGTAACGGAAAAAGATCATCATAGCTGGCGTGCAGGACGTGTGTGGGGGCCGCAAATGGAAGTACGTCGCAATTTTGGAGAAGGCAAATTTACCAGTGGCATTCTATATGGCGAAGCCTTGGGAACCGGATGGCTGTCCTCCAAAGAAAAGCAGGAGAAAGGTCACGACCACTTCCGTTCAGAAGGATGGAATCAAGTTCGCATCATCGCTGAGGGACCTCGCATGCGTACCTGGGTCAATGGACATTTGATTGAGGACCTGGTTCGGGAAGACGTATATAAAACCCACCCCAAGGGATTCATAGGGCTCCAGGTTCATGGGATTCAAGGCGAACGCCAATTCGTGATGAAGTGGCGGAACATTCGGATTGCGCCGTTGAATTGA